One part of the Bradyrhizobium sp. CB1650 genome encodes these proteins:
- a CDS encoding hydrogen peroxide-inducible genes activator yields the protein MINVTLRQLRYFDALARHGHFGRAAEACSISQPALSMQIKELEEALGGLLLERSARQVALTRFGEELAQRVRDILRSVDELGDFARASQDRFAGRLRIGMIPTIAPYLLPKITKNLTRMHPELDIRVRETMTPRLIQELVEGRLDTAIVALPVSEPSLTEVALFEEKFLLVRPGADEGTPVPSREMMREMRLLLLEEGHCFRDQALSFCNMQSAPPREMLDANSLSTLVQMVSAGIGVTLIPEMAVPVETRSASVSVAPFRDPQPSRTIGMVWRKTSPLARQLLQISEVVCLSAGKTRARQPVRSARA from the coding sequence ATGATCAACGTGACGCTGCGCCAGCTCCGGTATTTCGACGCGCTGGCACGTCATGGCCATTTCGGGCGCGCGGCGGAGGCCTGTTCCATCTCGCAGCCGGCGCTGTCGATGCAGATCAAGGAGCTGGAGGAGGCGCTCGGTGGCCTGCTGTTGGAGCGCAGCGCCCGGCAGGTCGCGCTGACCCGGTTCGGCGAGGAGTTGGCGCAGCGCGTCCGCGACATTTTGCGCTCGGTCGATGAGCTCGGCGACTTCGCGCGGGCCTCGCAGGACCGCTTCGCCGGCCGTCTCCGCATCGGCATGATTCCGACGATCGCGCCCTACCTCTTGCCCAAGATCACCAAGAACCTCACGCGCATGCATCCCGAGCTCGACATCCGCGTGCGGGAGACGATGACGCCGAGGTTGATCCAGGAACTGGTGGAAGGCCGGCTCGACACCGCGATCGTCGCGCTTCCGGTGTCCGAGCCCTCGCTCACTGAAGTCGCCCTGTTCGAGGAGAAGTTCCTGCTGGTCCGGCCGGGCGCGGATGAGGGAACGCCTGTCCCCTCGCGGGAGATGATGCGGGAAATGCGCCTCTTGCTGCTCGAGGAGGGACATTGTTTCCGCGATCAGGCGCTGTCCTTCTGCAACATGCAATCGGCGCCACCGCGGGAAATGCTGGATGCGAATTCACTGTCGACGCTGGTCCAGATGGTCAGCGCCGGCATCGGCGTCACCTTGATTCCGGAAATGGCCGTGCCGGTGGAGACACGATCGGCCTCCGTCTCGGTTGCGCCGTTCCGCGACCCGCAGCCATCGCGCACCATCGGCATGGTCTGGCGCAAGACCAGTCCGTTGGCGCGTCAATTGCTGCAGATCTCCGAAGTGGTCTGCCTGTCGGCCGGCAAGACGCGCGCGCGACAGCCCGTGCGCAGTGCGCGGGCCTGA
- the pnp gene encoding polyribonucleotide nucleotidyltransferase → MFTKHSVEIDWGGRPLKLETGKIARQADGAVIASYGETVVLATVVAAKSPREGVDFLPLTVDYQEKAYAAGRIPGGYFKREGRPTEKETLVSRLIDRPIRPLFVDGWRNETQVIVTTLSHDMENDPDILAMVAASAALTLSGAPFKGPIGAARVGFANDEYILNPTLDEMTDTQLDLVVAGTADAVLMVESEAKELNEDIMLGAVMFGHRHFQPVINAIIELAEKAAKEPREVTAIDNSAIEKEMLGLIEQELRTAYAIPVKQERYAAVGAAKEKVLAHFFPEGQEPKYDKLRVADVFKELEAKIVRWNILDTGKRIDGRDVKTVRNIIAEVGVLPRAHGSALFTRGETQAMVVTTLGTGEDEQYIDALSGTYKETFLLHYNFPPYSVGETGRLGGTKRREIGHGKLAWRAIHPVLPPHHEFPYTIRVVSEITESNGSSSMASVCGASLALMDAGVPLKRPTAGIAMGLILEDKRFAVLSDILGDEDHLGDMDFKVAGTDQGITSLQMDIKIEGITEEIMRVALGQAKEGRIHILGEMAKALTAARAELGEYAPRIETFKIPTDKIREVIGTGGKVIREIVEKTGAKVNIEDDGTVKVASSDGEAMKAAIKWIKSIASEPEVGQIYDGTVVKVMEFGAFVNFFGSKDGLVHISQLAASRVQKTTDVVKEGDKVKVKLLGFDDRGKTRLSMKVVDQTTGEDLEAKDKPAEGQQAPREAAGE, encoded by the coding sequence ATGTTCACTAAGCATTCAGTCGAGATCGACTGGGGCGGACGCCCTCTCAAGCTTGAAACCGGCAAGATCGCACGCCAGGCCGACGGCGCCGTCATCGCAAGCTACGGCGAGACCGTGGTGCTCGCCACCGTCGTCGCGGCGAAGTCGCCGCGCGAAGGCGTCGACTTCCTGCCGCTGACCGTCGACTACCAGGAGAAGGCCTACGCTGCGGGGCGCATTCCCGGCGGCTATTTCAAGCGCGAGGGCCGTCCGACCGAGAAGGAGACGCTGGTCTCCCGCCTGATCGACCGTCCGATCCGCCCGCTGTTCGTCGATGGCTGGCGCAACGAGACCCAGGTGATCGTCACCACGCTCTCGCATGACATGGAAAACGATCCCGACATTCTGGCGATGGTCGCGGCCTCCGCCGCGCTGACGCTCTCCGGCGCCCCGTTCAAGGGTCCGATCGGCGCCGCCCGCGTCGGCTTCGCCAATGACGAGTACATCCTCAACCCGACCCTCGACGAGATGACCGACACCCAGCTCGATCTCGTCGTCGCCGGCACTGCGGATGCAGTGCTGATGGTGGAATCGGAGGCCAAGGAGCTCAACGAGGACATCATGCTCGGCGCGGTGATGTTCGGTCACCGTCACTTCCAGCCGGTCATCAACGCGATCATCGAGCTCGCCGAGAAGGCCGCCAAGGAGCCGCGCGAGGTCACCGCGATCGACAATTCGGCGATCGAGAAGGAGATGCTCGGCCTGATCGAGCAGGAGCTGCGCACCGCCTACGCGATCCCCGTGAAGCAGGAGCGCTACGCCGCCGTCGGCGCCGCCAAGGAAAAGGTGCTGGCGCACTTCTTCCCGGAAGGGCAGGAGCCGAAATACGACAAGCTGCGCGTCGCCGACGTGTTCAAGGAGCTCGAGGCGAAAATCGTTCGCTGGAACATCCTCGACACCGGCAAGCGCATCGACGGCCGCGACGTCAAGACCGTCCGCAACATCATCGCCGAAGTCGGCGTGTTGCCCCGCGCCCACGGCTCGGCGCTGTTCACCCGCGGTGAGACCCAGGCGATGGTCGTGACCACGCTCGGCACCGGCGAGGACGAGCAGTACATCGACGCGCTGTCGGGCACGTACAAGGAAACGTTCCTGCTGCACTACAACTTCCCGCCCTACTCGGTCGGCGAGACGGGCCGCCTCGGCGGCACCAAGCGCCGCGAGATCGGCCATGGCAAGCTCGCCTGGCGCGCGATCCACCCGGTGCTGCCGCCGCATCACGAGTTCCCCTACACGATCCGCGTCGTTTCGGAGATCACCGAGTCCAACGGCTCGTCTTCGATGGCTTCGGTCTGCGGCGCTTCGCTCGCCCTGATGGATGCCGGCGTGCCGTTGAAGCGGCCGACCGCGGGCATCGCGATGGGCCTGATCCTCGAGGACAAGCGCTTCGCGGTGCTGTCGGACATCCTCGGTGACGAGGATCATCTCGGCGACATGGACTTCAAGGTCGCCGGCACCGACCAGGGCATCACCTCGCTCCAGATGGACATCAAGATCGAGGGCATCACCGAGGAGATCATGCGGGTCGCGCTTGGCCAGGCCAAGGAAGGCCGCATCCACATCCTCGGCGAGATGGCCAAGGCGCTGACCGCTGCGCGCGCCGAGCTCGGCGAATACGCGCCGCGCATCGAGACCTTCAAGATCCCGACCGACAAGATCCGCGAAGTGATCGGCACCGGCGGCAAGGTGATCCGCGAGATCGTCGAGAAGACCGGCGCCAAGGTCAACATCGAGGACGACGGCACCGTGAAGGTCGCCTCCAGCGACGGCGAAGCGATGAAGGCCGCGATCAAGTGGATCAAGTCGATCGCGTCCGAGCCGGAAGTCGGCCAGATCTATGACGGCACCGTCGTCAAGGTGATGGAGTTCGGCGCCTTCGTGAACTTCTTCGGCTCCAAGGACGGCCTGGTCCACATCAGCCAGCTCGCGGCCAGCCGCGTGCAGAAGACCACCGACGTCGTCAAGGAAGGCGACAAGGTCAAGGTCAAGCTGCTCGGCTTCGACGATCGCGGCAAGACCCGCCTGTCGATGAAGGTGGTCGACCAGACCACCGGCGAGGATCTCGAGGCCAAGGACAAGCCGGCCGAAGGCCAGCAGGCTCCGCGCGAAGCAGCCGGCGAGTAA
- a CDS encoding GNAT family N-acetyltransferase, with amino-acid sequence MPDLMIRPARADEYDEVGRVWMESWVSTGLAEASGFLLANLRARVRREIENGWSLFVADDGGAIAAMLALHLPKRYLDMLFVAPAYQGRSLGRQLLAFTRTQMPDEMYLRCVRENEKAWRWYEREGFVFQKEEIEPSNGFMMKYYRWTNKGNAS; translated from the coding sequence ATGCCGGATCTGATGATCCGTCCCGCGCGCGCGGATGAATACGACGAGGTCGGCCGCGTCTGGATGGAGAGTTGGGTCTCGACCGGCCTCGCCGAAGCCAGCGGCTTCCTGTTGGCGAATTTGCGTGCGCGTGTCCGGCGCGAGATCGAGAACGGCTGGAGCCTGTTTGTCGCCGACGATGGCGGCGCGATCGCCGCGATGCTGGCGCTGCATCTGCCGAAACGTTATCTCGACATGCTTTTCGTCGCGCCCGCCTATCAGGGCCGATCGCTCGGCCGGCAATTGCTCGCCTTCACGCGAACGCAAATGCCGGATGAGATGTACCTGCGTTGCGTGCGCGAGAACGAGAAAGCCTGGCGCTGGTACGAGCGCGAAGGTTTTGTGTTCCAGAAGGAAGAGATCGAGCCGTCGAACGGCTTCATGATGAAGTATTACCGGTGGACGAACAAAGGAAACGCATCATGA
- the katG gene encoding catalase/peroxidase HPI — protein sequence MDDTSKCPFSGGKRTPANRDWWPTQLSIEMLHKNSDLSDPMGKDFDYAKEFKSLDLNAVIKDLTALMTDSQEWWPADFGHYGGLMIRMAWHSAGTYRITDGRGGAGAGQQRFAPLNSWPDNANLDKARRLLWPIKQKYGRKISWADLMVLAGNVALESMGFKTFGFAGGRADVWEPEELYWGPEGTWLGDERYSGERQLAEPLGAVQMGLIYVNPEGPNGKPDPIAAAKDIRETFFRMAMNDEETVALIAGGHTFGKTHGAGDPSLVGPEPEAGALEDQGLGWKSKHGTGVGADAITGGPEVTWSQTPTKWSNHFFENLFKYEWELTKSPAGAQQWKAKGADAAIPDAYDKSKKHVPTMLTTDLSLRFDPAYEKISRRFYEHPDQFADAFARAWFKLTHRDMGPIQRYLGPLVPKETLIWQDPIPAVNHELASEQDIASLKTKILASGLSVSELVSTAWASASTFRGSDKRGGANGARIRLSPQKDWEVNQPTQLSKVLGKLEAIQKEFNASAGAKKVSLADLIVLGGTAAVEKAAKDAGVDVKVSFTPGRVDASQEQTDVESFAPLEPRADGFRNYIGKKHQFLMPEEALVDRAQLLRLTGPELTVLVGGLRVLGANANGSKNGVFTSKPGTLTNDFFVNLLDMSTQWTPAGADGTYEGRDRRTNAVKWTGTRVDLIFGSHSQLRAFAEVYASSDAKQQFVKDFAKAWTKVMNLDRFDIVA from the coding sequence ATGGATGACACTTCGAAGTGCCCGTTTTCGGGCGGAAAACGCACGCCGGCGAACCGCGACTGGTGGCCAACTCAGCTCAGCATCGAGATGCTGCACAAGAATTCCGACCTATCCGATCCGATGGGCAAGGACTTCGATTACGCCAAGGAGTTCAAGTCGCTCGACCTGAACGCAGTCATCAAGGACCTGACCGCGCTGATGACGGACTCGCAGGAGTGGTGGCCCGCGGACTTCGGTCACTACGGCGGCCTCATGATCCGCATGGCCTGGCACAGCGCGGGTACCTACCGCATCACCGACGGTCGCGGTGGCGCCGGCGCCGGTCAGCAGCGTTTCGCGCCGCTCAATAGCTGGCCCGATAACGCCAACCTCGACAAGGCGCGCCGGTTGCTGTGGCCGATCAAGCAGAAGTACGGCCGCAAGATCTCCTGGGCCGACCTGATGGTGCTCGCCGGCAACGTCGCGCTGGAGTCGATGGGCTTCAAGACGTTCGGCTTCGCCGGCGGCCGCGCCGACGTCTGGGAGCCGGAAGAACTTTATTGGGGTCCCGAAGGCACGTGGCTGGGCGATGAGCGCTATAGCGGTGAGCGCCAGCTCGCCGAGCCGCTCGGCGCGGTGCAGATGGGCCTGATCTACGTCAATCCGGAAGGACCGAATGGCAAGCCGGATCCGATCGCCGCTGCGAAGGACATCCGCGAGACCTTCTTCCGCATGGCGATGAACGACGAGGAAACCGTCGCGCTGATCGCCGGCGGTCACACCTTCGGCAAGACCCACGGTGCGGGCGATCCCTCGCTTGTCGGACCGGAGCCTGAGGCTGGTGCACTCGAGGATCAGGGTCTCGGCTGGAAGAGCAAGCACGGCACCGGTGTCGGCGCCGACGCGATCACCGGTGGTCCGGAAGTCACCTGGTCGCAGACCCCGACCAAGTGGAGCAACCACTTCTTCGAGAACCTGTTCAAGTATGAGTGGGAGCTCACGAAGAGCCCGGCGGGCGCGCAGCAGTGGAAGGCCAAGGGTGCCGACGCGGCCATCCCGGACGCCTACGACAAGTCCAAGAAGCATGTGCCGACCATGCTGACGACCGACCTCTCGCTGCGTTTCGATCCGGCCTATGAGAAGATCTCGCGGCGGTTCTACGAGCATCCCGATCAGTTCGCGGACGCGTTTGCCCGCGCCTGGTTCAAGCTCACCCACCGCGACATGGGCCCGATCCAGCGCTATCTCGGCCCGCTGGTGCCGAAGGAGACGCTGATCTGGCAGGATCCGATTCCGGCCGTGAATCACGAGCTGGCCAGCGAGCAGGACATCGCTTCGCTGAAGACGAAGATTCTGGCGTCGGGTCTTTCCGTCTCGGAGCTGGTCTCGACCGCCTGGGCATCGGCCTCGACGTTCCGCGGTTCGGACAAGCGCGGCGGCGCCAACGGCGCGCGCATCCGCCTTAGCCCCCAGAAGGACTGGGAGGTGAACCAGCCGACCCAGCTCTCGAAGGTGCTCGGCAAGCTCGAAGCGATCCAGAAGGAGTTCAATGCGTCGGCCGGCGCCAAGAAGGTCTCGCTCGCCGACCTGATCGTCCTCGGCGGCACCGCCGCGGTCGAGAAGGCCGCAAAGGATGCCGGCGTCGACGTCAAGGTCTCCTTCACGCCGGGCCGCGTGGATGCCTCGCAGGAGCAGACCGACGTCGAGTCCTTTGCTCCGCTGGAGCCGCGCGCCGATGGTTTCCGCAACTACATCGGCAAGAAGCATCAGTTCCTGATGCCCGAAGAGGCTCTCGTCGATCGCGCGCAGCTCTTGAGGCTCACCGGGCCCGAACTGACCGTGCTCGTCGGCGGCCTCCGTGTGCTCGGTGCCAATGCGAACGGTTCGAAGAATGGCGTCTTCACCTCCAAGCCGGGGACGCTGACCAACGACTTCTTCGTCAACTTGCTCGATATGAGCACGCAATGGACGCCGGCCGGCGCTGACGGCACCTACGAAGGTCGCGACCGCAGGACCAACGCGGTCAAATGGACCGGCACGCGCGTCGACCTGATCTTCGGCTCGCACTCGCAGCTCCGCGCCTTCGCCGAGGTCTATGCCTCGTCGGACGCGAAGCAGCAGTTCGTCAAGGATTTTGCGAAGGCCTGGACCAAGGTGATGAACCTCGACCGGTTCGACATCGTCGCCTGA
- the rpsO gene encoding 30S ribosomal protein S15, with product MSIAADRKAEVIKTNATKAGDTGSPEVQVAILSERINNLTNHFKTHVKDNHSRRGLLKLVSTRRSLLDYLKKKDEARYKALLEKHNIRR from the coding sequence ATGTCGATTGCCGCAGATCGCAAAGCGGAAGTCATCAAGACGAATGCCACCAAAGCCGGCGACACCGGCTCGCCCGAGGTTCAGGTCGCGATCCTTTCGGAACGCATCAACAACCTCACGAACCATTTCAAGACCCACGTGAAGGACAACCATTCGCGCCGCGGCCTCTTGAAGCTCGTGTCGACCCGCCGCTCGCTCCTCGACTATCTGAAGAAGAAGGACGAGGCGCGATACAAGGCGCTGCTCGAGAAGCACAACATTCGTCGCTAA